One Streptomyces sp. SAI-135 DNA segment encodes these proteins:
- a CDS encoding VWA domain-containing protein, whose translation MRRWRLVLGGEAADGTGCTLSAQDAAMDGALSALYGRGDGKGQAGKERSAGLGASAPSVARWLGDIRTYFPSSVVQVMQRDAIDRLGLSTLLLEPEMLEAVEADVHLVGTLLSLNKAMPETTKETARAVVRKVVEDLEKRLATRTRATLTGALDRSARINRPRHHDIDWNRTISANLKHYLPEYRTIVPERLVGYGRASRSVKKEVVLCIDQSGSMAASVVYASVFGAVLASMRSIDTRLVVFDTAVVDLTDQLDDPVDVLFGTQLGGGTDINRALAYCQSQITRPAETVMVLISDLYEGGIRNEMLKRVAAMKASGVQFVTLLALSDEGAPAYDREHAAALAALGAPAFACTPDLFPEVMAAAIEKRPLPIPDPV comes from the coding sequence CTGCGGCGTTGGCGGCTTGTGCTGGGTGGGGAGGCGGCTGACGGGACCGGGTGCACGCTCAGTGCGCAGGATGCCGCGATGGACGGGGCGTTGAGCGCGCTCTACGGCAGGGGGGACGGGAAGGGTCAGGCGGGGAAGGAGCGTTCGGCGGGGCTCGGGGCCTCGGCACCGTCCGTGGCGCGGTGGCTGGGGGACATCCGGACGTACTTCCCGTCCTCCGTCGTGCAGGTCATGCAGAGGGACGCCATCGACCGGCTCGGGCTGTCCACCCTGCTGCTCGAACCGGAGATGCTGGAGGCGGTCGAGGCCGACGTGCACCTGGTCGGCACGCTGCTCTCGCTCAACAAGGCGATGCCGGAGACGACGAAGGAGACGGCCAGGGCGGTCGTGCGCAAGGTCGTCGAGGATCTGGAGAAGCGGCTCGCCACCCGCACCCGCGCCACGCTCACCGGCGCCCTCGACCGCAGCGCCCGGATCAACAGGCCGCGCCACCACGACATCGACTGGAACCGCACGATCTCGGCCAACCTCAAGCACTACCTGCCCGAGTACCGCACGATCGTGCCCGAGCGGCTCGTCGGCTACGGCCGGGCCTCCCGCTCGGTGAAGAAGGAGGTCGTCCTCTGCATCGACCAGTCGGGGTCGATGGCGGCGTCCGTCGTCTACGCGTCCGTGTTCGGTGCGGTGCTGGCGTCCATGCGGTCGATCGACACACGGCTCGTCGTCTTCGACACGGCGGTCGTCGACCTCACCGACCAGCTCGACGACCCCGTGGACGTGCTCTTCGGGACGCAGCTCGGCGGCGGCACGGACATCAACCGGGCGCTGGCGTACTGCCAGTCGCAGATCACCCGGCCCGCGGAGACGGTGATGGTGCTGATCAGCGACCTCTACGAGGGAGGCATACGCAACGAGATGCTCAAGCGGGTCGCGGCGATGAAGGCGTCCGGGGTGCAGTTCGTGACCCTGCTCGCCCTGTCGGACGAGGGGGCGCCCGCCTACGACCGGGAGCACGCGGCCGCGCTCGCCGCCCTGGGGGCACCGGCGTTCGCCTGTACTCCCGATCTGTTCCCGGAGGTGATGGCGGCGGCGATCGAGAAGCGTCCGCTCCCGATACCGGATCCGGTGTGA